In Aquimarina sp. TRL1, a single window of DNA contains:
- a CDS encoding M48 family metallopeptidase: protein MTAYQSTTLQELEEEHQTAISEAQTIMMKELEEAQLTGDMDKIRVSSSDFQKKTSQLVTLYQEKIEEINARGEVDTSLEDKVYGNTRSGLILDNLVYEGDKEYVLAFQKDNQIQKVLETIESNNPVFKSRRHLLKSSLRLTKTLAPQLHEIGTHCKEILKLKNNIEFFVYQSDVFNASCYPPDDNTLYIILSSGILERFQKDELSFVVGHEIGHVLFEHFKYPVKHILEEGRDTLAPIHAMKLYAWNRNAEISADRAGLLCCQSFEAAGRTFFKLSSGVTTDSLDFQLSEYLQQFVDLESVLNDAGHDPSDWYSSHPFSPIRIKALELFNKSETYKKFNNACTVEITGEAMESEIKRVMSLMEPQHLNGGAEYTHKIQRFMFLGGYLIANADGTIEESEIQALSSIVDASIFAECMLTIQGLEEKEMIGELGALAKELDVVLSVMQKLNILRDLSIITYADGAIDDSEVKVLYTLAVMLYINTEFIDRVISDAQGIE from the coding sequence ATGACAGCATATCAATCAACAACCTTGCAGGAGTTAGAAGAAGAACATCAGACAGCGATTTCTGAGGCGCAGACAATAATGATGAAAGAATTGGAAGAAGCTCAGTTGACCGGTGATATGGATAAAATTCGTGTCAGCAGTAGTGATTTCCAAAAGAAGACAAGCCAGTTAGTAACATTATATCAAGAAAAAATAGAAGAAATCAATGCAAGAGGAGAGGTAGATACTTCTTTAGAAGATAAGGTATATGGAAATACCAGGAGCGGATTGATATTAGATAATTTGGTATATGAAGGAGATAAAGAGTATGTATTAGCTTTTCAAAAAGATAATCAGATTCAAAAAGTACTGGAAACAATAGAAAGTAATAACCCAGTATTTAAATCGAGAAGGCATCTTTTGAAATCCAGTTTGAGATTGACAAAAACATTAGCTCCTCAGTTACATGAAATAGGGACACATTGCAAAGAAATACTAAAACTCAAAAACAATATAGAGTTTTTTGTCTACCAAAGTGATGTTTTTAATGCATCCTGTTATCCACCGGATGATAACACACTGTATATCATTCTTTCATCAGGGATCTTAGAACGATTCCAAAAAGATGAATTGAGTTTTGTTGTCGGACATGAAATAGGGCATGTTCTTTTTGAACACTTTAAGTACCCAGTAAAACACATATTGGAAGAAGGGAGAGATACATTAGCTCCTATTCATGCCATGAAATTATATGCGTGGAACAGAAATGCTGAAATAAGCGCAGATAGAGCAGGTTTACTGTGTTGTCAAAGCTTTGAAGCAGCAGGAAGAACTTTTTTTAAATTATCATCAGGAGTTACAACAGACTCGTTAGATTTTCAGTTAAGTGAATATTTACAGCAATTTGTAGACCTGGAAAGTGTGTTAAATGATGCAGGTCACGATCCTTCAGATTGGTATTCCAGCCATCCTTTTAGCCCAATTAGAATAAAAGCATTAGAACTTTTTAATAAGAGCGAAACATATAAAAAGTTTAACAATGCGTGCACAGTAGAGATTACAGGAGAAGCTATGGAATCCGAAATCAAACGCGTAATGTCACTGATGGAACCCCAACACCTGAATGGAGGGGCAGAATATACCCATAAAATACAACGATTTATGTTTTTGGGAGGGTATTTGATTGCTAATGCCGATGGAACAATTGAAGAATCAGAAATTCAGGCATTGAGTAGTATTGTCGATGCATCAATATTTGCAGAATGTATGCTTACCATACAAGGGTTGGAAGAAAAAGAAATGATAGGAGAGCTGGGAGCGCTTGCCAAAGAGTTGGATGTAGTACTGTCAGTAATGCAAAAACTGAATATTTTGAGAGATTTATCGATTATAACCTATGCAGATGGAGCTATTGATGACTCTGAGGTAAAAGTACTGTATACTTTGGCAGTGATGTTGTATATCAATACAGAATTTATCGATCGGGTAATTAGTGATGCACAAGGGATAGAATAA
- a CDS encoding DUF6882 domain-containing protein has translation MGLKEKRAVEAFRTTHFETIKNEINKTAGFEISFDISWDTLCEDRFSHLYDDTFPKIYFLPLLNGLKEIASDDMGQQMLQTGLKKVTILNQDNKHNPTHAITFQGGVLTIDHSPVLNADKVEDRTERIVFLLENGLEEVIESSSVKEEKKAADEEKVLEELDIEVLYNQCVARSFEQQNIFADMVSDQSWDFNMGKGTVTFGTQEFSMQMLGTYSEKEKSWLWAWGNQQSGIPEVLLEAVHELRSVGSKYGVEDFVSPKIDTEEDPGHFYGAIASSLIGMSCYCPLKFKGLNVYVLIKSDEIEAKELKEPSLLAANFTKMLTAVACSHKHALYSYLEQKGYSMELTGNNIVATKEGDQLLGIFDLKGRLVKLTNNKVAV, from the coding sequence ATGGGACTAAAAGAAAAACGAGCTGTTGAAGCATTTAGAACAACTCATTTCGAAACCATAAAAAATGAAATAAATAAAACTGCGGGATTTGAAATTTCATTTGATATTTCCTGGGATACATTATGTGAAGATCGATTCTCTCACTTGTATGATGACACATTTCCCAAGATCTATTTTTTACCACTATTAAACGGGCTAAAAGAAATCGCCAGTGATGATATGGGACAGCAAATGTTGCAGACCGGTTTGAAAAAAGTAACTATTCTTAATCAAGATAATAAGCACAATCCAACGCATGCGATTACTTTTCAGGGAGGAGTATTAACAATTGATCATAGCCCGGTTTTAAATGCAGATAAAGTGGAAGATCGAACCGAAAGAATTGTTTTTCTATTAGAAAACGGTCTGGAAGAAGTAATAGAAAGTTCTTCAGTAAAAGAAGAAAAAAAAGCAGCTGACGAAGAAAAAGTATTGGAAGAGCTGGATATAGAAGTGCTTTATAATCAGTGCGTGGCAAGGTCTTTTGAACAGCAAAACATATTCGCAGATATGGTGAGTGATCAATCCTGGGATTTTAACATGGGAAAAGGAACAGTCACATTTGGAACACAGGAATTTTCAATGCAAATGTTGGGGACATATTCAGAAAAAGAAAAATCCTGGTTATGGGCATGGGGAAATCAACAAAGCGGGATTCCAGAAGTATTATTAGAAGCAGTTCACGAATTACGTTCCGTAGGAAGTAAGTACGGAGTGGAAGATTTTGTAAGTCCTAAAATAGATACAGAAGAAGATCCTGGACATTTCTACGGAGCCATTGCCAGTTCCTTAATAGGGATGAGCTGTTATTGTCCGTTAAAATTTAAAGGACTAAATGTCTATGTATTGATTAAATCCGATGAAATAGAAGCAAAGGAACTCAAAGAACCTTCATTACTGGCTGCTAATTTTACGAAAATGCTTACAGCAGTAGCCTGTTCTCATAAACATGCACTGTATTCATATTTAGAGCAGAAAGGATACTCTATGGAGTTGACAGGGAATAATATTGTGGCAACTAAAGAAGGCGATCAGCTTCTTGGGATTTTTGACCTGAAAGGGAGGTTAGTAAAATTGACAAATAACAAAGTAGCAGTATAA